The sequence AATGATTTACAGCCTGAAATAACAAAGTGCATTAACAGTTATGTGTGCCCGACATAAAAAGGGAgattaacttttaaaaatgtgagaTTAAAGAGCTCTTCTACAGACGAGAAGCACATCTGGGATTAAGCAGAAGTGATTTCAGAGAGCAACACAGTCTTAAGACAATTCAGCCACAGTTTATAGGTCTGATATTTCAATGAGCCTACAGTTTGCATTAAAGTCATTGTGTAAGCCATTTTTGAATTGttagaaaattacattttatgcaaaatgcaagTGAAAATATAGTTTCTTGAGTCAGAAGTGTTCACCAGCTTGTTGACATTAGAGCTCATGTGCCAGGACATTACTGCCATCTAGtgttaaatcacacaaagaGCTTGATAGCTTCAAATAATACATGTACACACTTCACTCCTGAGTCTTCTTTTGGAATTCAGATTCTCTGTTTCGCAAAACTCTAATGTGATTATTTCTCGTCCTATGTTTAGATGACTGTGGTGTCTCCATGCCCTCACAACCTGATGGATAACGCTCACCCTCAAACTGTGCTTAGCAAGCTTAATGAACAGCGTTTACAGGGCCTCTTCTGTGATGTTACCATTGTGGTGGAGGATGTAAAGTTTCGGGCCCACAAGAACATACTGGCAGCCTGCAGTGGGTACTTCAGGAACGCTCTGACGACTTCTGAGCCATGGAACTCCAGCCAAGTGCTGGAGCTGATGGACCTTAAGTCTGAAGTGTTTGCCTGTATCCTCAACTTCATATACTGCTCGAAGGTGACATCATCTGATGCAGAGGACACCAAGGGTGTCGTAGCAGCTGGAAAAAGACTCGGAATTGCTTTTTTGGAGAAGCTCGCAGAACAAGAGAGACAGGATGAATGTGTTAAACCAGCAGATTCTTGCACTGCCCCGGtgtctgaaaaaataaagaaagcacCTCTTGGGCTTGAGGAGGTAGACAGCAGCAGAGGACCACGCATCACCAATGCCTTCTCAATCACTGAAGTGTGTCCTGGAAACAATCCTTTCACCCCTCTGGATCAAGCAAACAGAGAGAGGCAGTCACCCGACTTGGGTCAGCTCCCATCAAGTTGTTCTACAACATCCTGCTTCAGCGGGAACAATGAGACTACCCACGCCCTCTCCGAGCACTCATATGCAGTATGCAAATCCACTGAAGGCAAAGATAGCAGTCAGTGTGACAGCAAGAAGGTCTGTAAGCCAGCTGTACCACAGCCAAAGCAACTCATTTACAGGAATATAGGACCGCTTAAAAAGCGGCACAAGCTGAGAAGCATTTTGGGTAAAAGCATGCTTCCGACACCAGCCGAACCAGAAACCGACAAACCAAATACAGTGACCCCCACATTTACTGACGGTGCTACTGCAACACCTGCCACAGTTATGACCCCGCCTCCGCTTTTTTCTGAGGCAGAAAAAAGCATAGACACAGGGCCACCTATGGCCACAGACACAGCTCCAATGGAGCTGGGTCCGCCAACACTTTCCCCTCAGACAGAGGACAGTATATCAATCTATGGCTGTGAGCACTGTCCGGAGATATTCACAAATAAAGCTCTTCTCACCATTCACTCAGAGGTACATAAAAAGCGTTTTGTTAGTCATTTGTTTTGCAAGTTTTGCCACAGGAAGTTTATACACCTCAAACGTCTGCGCAACCATGAGCAGGTCTGTCCTAAGGCTTTGAGAGGCCCACCTAAACTAGATGCCAGGGATAGCTCAACCAAAGAGGTGGATCACCATTCCGATGACGGATCAGAAATGGAAACCAACATATCCCAGCCTCCTCCCACCGACCTACCAAGCCCTCACACCCCAGAGCCCCTTCAAGTGGACCAATCAGAGCCTCCACACGATGAGAAGCCAATGAAGATATATGGTGGTCAGAGGAGATATAGCTGTAGTGTGTGTAAACGGGTTTACGTCACCCTATCCAGTCTAAAGCGGCATGAGAATGTACATTCCTGGCAGAGGGCCTACCCCTGTCATTACTGTAACAAAGTATTTGCCCTGGCAGAGTATCGCACTAAGCATGAAATCTGGCACACAGGTGAACGCCGCTACCAGTGCATTTTCTGCCTGGAGACATTCATGACATACTATATCCTGAAGAACCATCAGAAGTCCTTTCATGGCATTGATCCCAGTCTGTCTGTTAAGAAAAAGTCTGCAAACGGTGGGCTAAAATCCAACATTTATCCTCTCAAACTCTACAGGCTTCTACCCATGAAGTTTAGAAAAAGACAATACAAGACGTACAGTCACACGTATTCAGAGAGAGCTGAAGGAGGTGATCAGTCTGCAACAGACAGTAACTCTGTTATCCCTCAAATTGAAGAAAATGGTCTCAACAGCCACTCTGACACTGCTTCATTCCCTCTGACGTTCATGGCAACGACAAAGATGATTTCACCTGTCATGCCTCGCATCAGCTTTGACAAGCCATGTGACCAGGATGGCGACCAAAATCTAAACAGTGAGGTGGAAATTCGAGGGGCCACAAGAAAAGAGGCAGAAAACAGAGGTCCACCCTTCTTTAGCTATGACGGTTCCTCTTCTGTGCAACCCCATGCAGAATCTCCTGCAGGTTACAAAGATAATCCATCTCCGTTAATTAACTCAGAGCACATGAGTCATAATATGCCCTTCTTAAAGTCCTTGAACACTGTTAAAAAGCTAGGTGAGCTGTCAGCTTCTGCCAAAAGAGTCGAGGACATGACCAAGGAGATCCTTCAATCGCACACAGAGAATTTGTTGTGTGATAAAACATTGGgggcaaaaacagaaa comes from Astatotilapia calliptera chromosome 14, fAstCal1.2, whole genome shotgun sequence and encodes:
- the zbtb38 gene encoding zinc finger and BTB domain-containing protein 38 encodes the protein MTVVSPCPHNLMDNAHPQTVLSKLNEQRLQGLFCDVTIVVEDVKFRAHKNILAACSGYFRNALTTSEPWNSSQVLELMDLKSEVFACILNFIYCSKVTSSDAEDTKGVVAAGKRLGIAFLEKLAEQERQDECVKPADSCTAPVSEKIKKAPLGLEEVDSSRGPRITNAFSITEVCPGNNPFTPLDQANRERQSPDLGQLPSSCSTTSCFSGNNETTHALSEHSYAVCKSTEGKDSSQCDSKKVCKPAVPQPKQLIYRNIGPLKKRHKLRSILGKSMLPTPAEPETDKPNTVTPTFTDGATATPATVMTPPPLFSEAEKSIDTGPPMATDTAPMELGPPTLSPQTEDSISIYGCEHCPEIFTNKALLTIHSEVHKKRFVSHLFCKFCHRKFIHLKRLRNHEQVCPKALRGPPKLDARDSSTKEVDHHSDDGSEMETNISQPPPTDLPSPHTPEPLQVDQSEPPHDEKPMKIYGGQRRYSCSVCKRVYVTLSSLKRHENVHSWQRAYPCHYCNKVFALAEYRTKHEIWHTGERRYQCIFCLETFMTYYILKNHQKSFHGIDPSLSVKKKSANGGLKSNIYPLKLYRLLPMKFRKRQYKTYSHTYSERAEGGDQSATDSNSVIPQIEENGLNSHSDTASFPLTFMATTKMISPVMPRISFDKPCDQDGDQNLNSEVEIRGATRKEAENRGPPFFSYDGSSSVQPHAESPAGYKDNPSPLINSEHMSHNMPFLKSLNTVKKLGELSASAKRVEDMTKEILQSHTENLLCDKTLGAKTETYIAKPACPGPSFDSDAMPLCQITVKIGNEAIIRRQIKGSKLFPRKKRRIRELSVEQSPSQCPLTREDSESPRLRFRPEVAATREPEACDDPSDCEGADKLWRPYYSYKAKKKRKKLRYKHRKAMFHHFSETSVDKTAASEAHLERSSWLREESVSVSSTRVKHSVGKNCSPRATYNCEICDSSFITETGLRAHVIGSHPCFCRTCGKQGPPSEAPAGRDYICSSCMENGSCFDNTPQSPNREKRYRCSFCPQRFLYLATKRSHEKKHKEANEEGYTFDDFAPCSKYSAHQSEANRQATVKTEDSDNHGATNIKHERVEGEHFSVDENQPKTEEKTDLTTLHQDVSYSSIKSPLSPCTDPLFSLAASKLKHKIPKKRLNTQHSSHLVSKRQACDRDSDSNTDAVTGPRTNSHSELFRRNDSDSRGAHISMHKPEKWVCKEEPFF